In the genome of Deltaproteobacteria bacterium, one region contains:
- a CDS encoding DNA-binding response regulator, which yields MAVKKRILIIDDHPLFREGLKSLIARNPGFEVAGEAGNGRKGMRMARELKPDLVVMDISLPDKSGIDLTRNIRSLLPETYVMIVSMHSKIDHITKAFQAGASGYVVKESAAERFTQGLEAVSRGEYYLDSSLSHKVVKRLAGLPEKESTITDARYEALTRREQQVMRLLAEGVSTKEIAERLFISPKTVENHRANIMNKLELHSTMSWVV from the coding sequence TTGGCTGTCAAGAAAAGAATATTGATTATTGACGACCACCCTCTTTTCAGGGAAGGCCTCAAATCCCTTATAGCGCGCAACCCCGGATTCGAGGTAGCCGGGGAGGCCGGAAACGGGCGGAAAGGTATGCGCATGGCCAGGGAGCTCAAACCTGACCTGGTGGTGATGGACATATCCCTGCCGGATAAAAGCGGCATTGACCTCACCCGCAACATACGAAGCCTTTTGCCGGAAACATATGTCATGATCGTGAGCATGCATTCCAAAATCGATCACATTACGAAGGCATTTCAGGCAGGGGCCTCAGGGTACGTAGTTAAGGAATCGGCTGCTGAGAGGTTTACACAGGGGCTTGAGGCCGTATCAAGAGGCGAGTATTACCTGGACAGCTCTCTCTCCCATAAGGTAGTGAAAAGGCTTGCGGGATTACCTGAAAAGGAGTCAACGATCACAGATGCAAGGTATGAGGCCCTGACCCGCCGCGAGCAACAGGTTATGCGCTTGTTGGCCGAAGGGGTTTCCACCAAGGAGATCGCTGAAAGGCTTTTCATCAGCCCCAAAACCGTTGAGAACCACCGGGCCAATATTATGAACAAGCTCGAACTTCACAGCACCATGAGTTGGGTAGTGTAA
- a CDS encoding two-component system response regulator — protein sequence MDYEPSNILLVEDEEAHAELTRRAIRKAGNANRIDVLTDGEEALDYVFNRGKYADKAKYPLPGLIMLDIKLPGIDGIEVLKQIKEHPVLKKIPVIMLTTSDREEDICRSYVHCANSYLTKPVGFKEFEEKIMQIDSYWMLLNKPPILSEA from the coding sequence ATGGATTATGAACCTTCGAACATCTTGCTTGTAGAAGATGAGGAAGCACATGCTGAACTGACCAGGCGGGCGATTCGAAAGGCGGGCAATGCAAACCGGATTGATGTTCTGACTGACGGAGAAGAAGCGCTTGACTATGTTTTCAACCGTGGCAAATACGCTGATAAAGCAAAGTATCCCCTCCCCGGCCTGATAATGCTTGACATCAAGCTCCCCGGCATTGACGGGATAGAAGTATTGAAGCAGATCAAGGAACATCCTGTTCTGAAGAAGATCCCTGTAATCATGCTCACCACCTCGGATCGGGAAGAAGACATTTGCCGATCCTATGTCCACTGTGCCAACAGCTATCTGACCAAGCCAGTAGGATTCAAGGAGTTCGAGGAAAAGATCATGCAAATCGATTCCTACTGGATGCTACTCAACAAACCGCCTATCTTGTCAGAAGCATGA